Genomic DNA from Chthonomonadales bacterium:
TCGATGGCGTCCTGCCCGTAGCGACGCTCCAGCGTGCGCATCACCCAGTCCACGAAGTACGGGGCGCGCCGCGGCGGTAGCCTCCTCAGCGCCGATGCGACGCGGAGCGGCTGCGCGAGCGCCTCGTCGAGTTCCGGGTGGGAGATGCGCCCGTTCCGAAGCATCCGGCGCAGCACCTGGTCGCGGCGTGCGCGCGCGGCGTCGGGCCGCCGGTAGGGCGAAAGCCCCTCCGGGCTCCGGGCCAGGCCGGCGAGCAGCGCGGCCTGCGACAGCGTAAGGCGGTCGGCGCTGGTACCGAAGTAGGTGCGCGCGGCCATCTCCGCGCCGTAGGCGCCGTGGCCGTAGTAGATCTGGTTCAGATAGAGCTCGAGGATCCTGCGCTTGTCGAGCACCTGCTCCACGCGAATCGCAGTGAGCAGCTCGCGCACCTTGCGCCGCAGCGTCTTGCGGCGGCCGACGCCGAACTCCGGCACGTTGCGCACGAGTTGCTGCGTGATGGTGCTTGCGCCCTGGCCGGCGGGGTCTCCCGACAGGAGGTTGGCCCAGAGCGCTCTCGCGATCGCCCGGGAATCCCAGCCGTCGTGAGAGTAGAACCGCTCGTCTTCCACGGCGAGCGTGGCCTGGACGAGGCGTGGGGAGATCGACTCGATGGGCACGACGCGGCGGCGGTCGGTCCGGAGTGTCCACAGAACGACGCCGTCGTGGGACATAACGGTGGTGGTGCGCGCCGGGTCGAAGGCGGCGATCGCCTCAACCGAAGGAAGTGTGGTCGCGATAGCGGCCAGCATCAGGTCGGCCGCAACGCCGAGGGCGGCGAGCACGGCGAGCGAGACCAGGGCGGCTACGGCGGCGACGCGCCGCAGACGATGGCCGCGCCGGACAGGGGCGGGGAAGATCGCGTGGCCACGGGCGACATCGATCTTGGCCATGGCGGATCCCTGTGCGCGGCGGGCTCGCGGCGTCCAGATCGGCTCGCCATGAGCCCCGTTGCGCTTCGCCCCGTCCGCGGGGGCGGACGGGGCGGATGGCGTGGGGCACGGGCCCCGTTATGTGCATAGCGCCTGCCCGGTGCCCATGAATGTGCACTGGCAGGCGCTCCTGGCCTTGGGCCGGGCCGACAAGCAAGGCCAGCCCGGCTTCCGCGATCCCACCCCCAAACCTGCCGGCGACTACAATCTACATGTCGTCGCGCTTCGGCGAACGGTTCCGCGCTCGTGGGGGACTCAGACGGGCGCCGCCAGGGTCAGTCGGCGCGGGAGGCGCCCGCCCTGGCGGCGCATGACAGCACGCTCATCGTCGTTTCGGTCTAGCTCTTCGACTCATCCTTCGGGGCGCTGGGCGTCTTGCGGCGCGCAACCCCGCCCTTGCGGCCGATGGCGGCCATGTGCTCGCGATCCCGGCTGACGCTCACGCCGCCCTTGCGGCCGGCCTCGCGGGCCTCCTCGGAACTGAACTCGTGCGCCGTGCCGCGCTCGTGAGCAACCTTGCCGCCCTTGCTGGCGATCTCTCGCTGCTTGCGCTCGTTCATTGCGGCGAAGCCGCGGTTGCTCGTGTTCGCCATCATGGAACTCCTTTCGCGCCCAACTGTGCTCATGCTAGGGGAGCCGGCGTCCGCCGACACGTGTCGAAGAAGTCGACGAACTCGTCAGATATGTTCCCATACGTGCTTCCCGCGGCTTTCGTATGCATGGCGAGCACAGCTTTTTCGCGGGACGCTCCCGACCGGAACAGGGCGAGGATGGGACGCGTCTCTTGGAGCGTTCGGGGCCGCCGCGGGGATTTCGCCGCCGGCGCGGGCCCCGCAGACTGTGAGCGAGCAACATGAGCATCACCCGCAACAACATGAATAGGCGTGCGGCGAGGAGCCGCGCCGGATGGCTGGCGGCGGCCATGGCCGCCGGAGCCCTGCTCTGTACGGCGCCCGCGATGGCCCAGGATGTGAGCCATATGGTCCGCGGCCGCACCGGCCTGCCCACTGTCCGAGAGGGAGAGGGGCGCATCTGGATGGAGCGCGGAGTTGTGAACATGAACGTCCGGGACGACCAGATCCGCACCGTGCAGACGTTCCGTCTGCAGTACCCCGGCCCACCCCTGGAGCACGACCCGCTGCGCGCGAAGATCGCGGTGCGCGAGGACTTCTTCCGCAAGGGTGAGGGCAAGGGCGACGTAACGCTCGGGCAGGCGCGCGGGTTCAGCAGCTTCGCCGTGTGGATCGACGGCCAGCGCGTGCCGTCGGAGAAGACAAGCTGGGAGCTGAACGACGCCAGGGACACCGCCACGCGCTGGCGCAACTTCCGCCTGGACTTCCGGCCCGGGCAGCGCCACTACCTGCGCATCGTCTCCGTGGCGCCGGTGGGGTGGCAGGGGGCGCACCCGGTCATCGACTTCGTGTCGAAGGATCTGGGCCACTGGCGCGGCGTGCCGGACTACCTTGAGCTGAAGGTGAGCGCGCCGGGCACCATGGAGGCGCGCGTGGACGGCATTGAGCCGAAGCCGACCAACGTGAGCGCCGGCGGCATCCGGTGGGTCTACCGCAAGGCGGTTCCGGACCGCGACGTGTTCGTCATGTTGCCGCCGGGCAGCCGATCGGCCATGGGTCGCTGACGGAGGCGAGGCCGATCGTGGAGGCACAACGCGCGGGGAGCCGGAACTATTGCCGGCTCCCCGCCGTCTATTGAGGTGTAGCGCAGCGAACGCTGCCCGAGCAATTTGGTGGGTACGCGGTACCCACGGGTCGGACGTGGCCCTGTCTGTCACGTTGCGACGAGGCCAGGAGCGCCTTGGCTCCGGCGGAGGGATTCCGCCGGGACCGGGGCGCTCTTTGTTTGCTCTGAGCACGATGGAGGAACGACAGATGCAGAGCCTGCAGACAACGCCGGCCGGTAGCGTGAGCCGTGGCGTCCGCCACGGCGTTCCGGTCGCACCGAACCATTACGACGCGAGCCCGAAGCGCCCGGCCGCGCGGGCCCGCCGCGAGGTGGACGCCCTCTCCACCGAGGACCTTCTGGAGTTGTGCCGCCAGGGCGACACGGCGGCGGTGAGGGTGCTGCTCGGCCGCTTCGAGCGCCCCATCTTCCACCTGGCCTTTCGCCTTGCAGGCAACTACGACGATGCCCATGACGTGGCTGCCGAAGCCTTCCTGCGGATATGCCAGGTGATCCACACCT
This window encodes:
- a CDS encoding stress-induced protein; the encoded protein is MANTSNRGFAAMNERKQREIASKGGKVAHERGTAHEFSSEEAREAGRKGGVSVSRDREHMAAIGRKGGVARRKTPSAPKDESKS